Proteins co-encoded in one Schaalia radingae genomic window:
- the pth gene encoding aminoacyl-tRNA hydrolase: MSDETPWLIVGLGNPGAQYSRTRHNVGHMVIDALAGRCSATLTAHKSGTHMASIRLGIRPGGAPGPQVLVATSDSYMNTSGRSISALARFAHIAPDRILVIHDDLDLPEHDLRLKFDGGEGGHNGLKSLSQCLGTRAYHRLRVGIGRPPGRQDPADYVLAQLSARDRTEWDVTVEKAADVIEDVALNGFPEAQQRLHSHSSPQ; encoded by the coding sequence ATGAGTGATGAAACCCCATGGCTGATTGTGGGGCTGGGAAATCCCGGCGCCCAGTATTCGCGCACCCGTCACAATGTCGGTCACATGGTGATCGATGCTCTGGCGGGACGATGCAGTGCGACCCTGACCGCACACAAGAGCGGGACGCACATGGCGAGTATCCGCCTGGGCATCAGACCAGGGGGCGCGCCAGGACCGCAAGTTCTCGTGGCCACATCCGATTCATACATGAATACGTCGGGTCGCTCGATCAGTGCGTTGGCTCGCTTCGCACACATAGCGCCCGACCGTATCCTCGTCATTCACGATGACCTCGACCTGCCCGAACACGACCTGCGTCTGAAATTTGACGGGGGAGAAGGCGGCCACAATGGCCTGAAATCGCTCAGTCAGTGTCTGGGGACGCGGGCTTACCACCGGTTGCGTGTCGGAATCGGCAGGCCTCCGGGCAGGCAGGACCCTGCAGACTACGTTTTGGCACAGCTTTCAGCGCGCGACCGCACTGAGTGGGACGTGACAGTGGAAAAGGCCGCTGACGTGATTGAAGACGTGGCACTAAACGGTTTCCCGGAGGCCCAACAGCGCCTGCATTCGCATAGCTCGCCGCAGTAA